In the bacterium SCSIO 12741 genome, CTGATGAAAAGTCAATAGCGGTTTCAGGGTTTAAAGAATATCCCCCCTTCTCCAATATCTTTAATGTTTCTTGGGCCTTAGTTTTTCTTATTTCTCGATTCATTGGTTTGTTGATTGATTAGGTTAGTATATAATTGGTAATTCTCCAGTTCAAAACAAACAAAGACGACTTTTTTCAAGGCCCTCTCATTTTTGAATTGAAGAACAGTTTCTACAGCTATTGTTGCTGCTAATTCTTTTGGGAATCTATAAATCCCGGTGCTGATATTCGGGAATGCTATTTTTTCATATCCTCCTTTTAAGAGCAGCTGAATTGAATTGGAGTAACATGCTGCAAGAAGTCTTTCCTTATCCTGTCCTCCCTGGTTATAAACGGGGCCCACGGTGTGAATTACTCGTTTGCAGGGTAATGCTCCCGAACCGGTCATCACGGCTTCTCCTACCTCACATCCTCCCTGCTTTCTACGAATGGTTCTACACTCCTCCAACAGTTCAGGTCCAGCGGCTCGGTGAATAGCACCATCAACTCCGCCGCCGCCTAAAAGTGAACTATTTGCCGCATTTACAATTACATCAATTGGTAATTGGGTAATATCTCCATGTACAATTTCTAAAAACATTTTTCTCAATTGCTTTTAAGCCAATCGCGAACCTCCATCAAGGCAAATCCTAATAAGTTCTGCCCTCTCCATTTATCAGGACTCTCTATATCAGAATGATTTTTCGACATACCAATTCCCCAGATTCTATCATATGGGCTGGCCTCCACTATGATTTTATCCCCTGTGCTTATTAGAAAATCAGCTAACTCTCTATTTTGAAAAAACTTATGTCTATTCCCCTCGACCACGAATTCAAATTTCTTCTTATTCCATAAATGGGGATCGAAATTTTGGACCTTTCGTCCTAGCTTTTTCACCTTTGCCGGAGACTCGCATTGGAGAATTTCTTCTGCCATTTGAGCATCCTTAAATAACTCCGCCTTTTTATACATCATCCAATGCTCGGCAGTGGCAAAATGCATTCCTTGAAACTCAAAAGCTGACATCCACCATTGACTCAAACAACCGCTTCCAATGGTTCCGTCCTTCTTGGGCTGATGCCCCCAGAAAAAAAGAAATTCCGAACTATTTAACTGACCATTCATGGTCAACAGTTTTTCAATGGAGTATTTCATGGTTTTAATATTTGGTTTAATTTAATTTGGATTATTTCTTGATTTTCAAAGCTTTGAAAAGAATCTGTACAAATAATCTCATCGTACCATTTCAACAACTCTTCAAAACCTTTGCTAAAAATTCCGTGTGTTGCTACAAGAACTAAACTTCCTGCTCCTTTCCTTTTCAACTCTTTAGCCAATCCTAAAAAGGTTCCTCCTCCGTCACAAATATCATCTACAACAACACAGGTTCTTCCATCCAGATCTTCCGCATGAACTTGGAAATCGCTCAACTTTCCAGTGG is a window encoding:
- a CDS encoding O-acetyl-ADP-ribose deacetylase translates to MFLEIVHGDITQLPIDVIVNAANSSLLGGGGVDGAIHRAAGPELLEECRTIRRKQGGCEVGEAVMTGSGALPCKRVIHTVGPVYNQGGQDKERLLAACYSNSIQLLLKGGYEKIAFPNISTGIYRFPKELAATIAVETVLQFKNERALKKVVFVCFELENYQLYTNLINQQTNESRNKKN
- a CDS encoding NADAR family protein; this translates as MKYSIEKLLTMNGQLNSSEFLFFWGHQPKKDGTIGSGCLSQWWMSAFEFQGMHFATAEHWMMYKKAELFKDAQMAEEILQCESPAKVKKLGRKVQNFDPHLWNKKKFEFVVEGNRHKFFQNRELADFLISTGDKIIVEASPYDRIWGIGMSKNHSDIESPDKWRGQNLLGFALMEVRDWLKSN